In one Candidatus Woesearchaeota archaeon B3_Woes genomic region, the following are encoded:
- a CDS encoding phenylalanine--tRNA ligase subunit alpha has product MDLNKTINNLHRLERAVLPVLTKYKDIKGIEQATGLKEVEIVRALQWLQNKDIVSLKEELREVIELDKNGQKYIKEELPEKKLLKALKKGPMTMDQIKEKAGLTKEEQNIALGILRKKAAVFITKEGKNIILKIMEQGKKLVEKGLTEENFLKKEFPIYVDELSQQEKFAFDELKKRKNILKTNIEKTKRAELTELGKEISESDIEISDTFDRLTPEMLKNGSWRQKKFRGYDIKINVPKIHAAKKQPYRRFLDELRNKFLALGFEEMFGPLVETDFWDMDALFMPQFHSARDIHSAFYIKEPRYGKLDEKLVKKVKQAHENGFNTTSKGWNYKFDEKQSHKLLLRTQTTACSARKIASKDLKIPGKYFAIGRCFRPDVIDATHSADFNQVEGIVIEENLNFRHLKGLLKMFAEEFCNTNQIKIVPAYFPFTEPSAELFAKHPQMGWIELGGAGILRPEVVKPLLGKEMPVLAWGIGIDRIAMFNLEINDIRKLFAHDLNFLRNQKVI; this is encoded by the coding sequence ATGGACCTAAATAAGACAATAAACAACTTACATCGCTTAGAAAGAGCAGTACTGCCTGTTTTAACTAAATATAAAGATATAAAGGGCATAGAACAAGCCACAGGCCTAAAAGAGGTAGAAATAGTTCGTGCTTTACAATGGCTTCAAAATAAAGATATTGTTAGCTTAAAAGAAGAATTAAGAGAGGTTATTGAGCTGGATAAAAACGGCCAAAAATACATAAAAGAAGAATTACCAGAAAAAAAATTACTAAAAGCCCTTAAAAAAGGTCCAATGACAATGGATCAAATAAAGGAAAAAGCAGGTCTAACAAAAGAAGAACAAAACATCGCATTAGGAATTCTAAGGAAAAAAGCAGCTGTTTTTATAACAAAAGAAGGTAAAAATATTATTCTTAAGATAATGGAACAAGGTAAAAAATTAGTTGAAAAAGGATTAACAGAAGAAAATTTTCTTAAAAAAGAATTTCCAATTTATGTAGATGAGTTATCTCAACAAGAGAAATTTGCTTTTGATGAACTCAAAAAAAGAAAAAACATACTCAAAACAAATATAGAGAAAACAAAGAGAGCAGAATTAACAGAATTAGGAAAAGAAATATCAGAAAGCGATATAGAAATATCAGATACTTTTGACAGATTAACACCAGAAATGCTAAAAAACGGGTCATGGAGACAAAAAAAATTCAGAGGTTATGATATAAAAATAAATGTCCCCAAAATACACGCAGCAAAAAAACAACCATATAGAAGGTTTTTAGATGAATTAAGAAACAAATTCTTGGCATTGGGTTTTGAAGAAATGTTTGGCCCTCTTGTTGAGACAGACTTTTGGGATATGGATGCCTTGTTCATGCCACAATTCCATTCAGCAAGAGATATTCATTCTGCCTTTTACATAAAAGAACCAAGATACGGAAAACTAGACGAAAAACTAGTCAAAAAAGTAAAACAAGCCCATGAAAATGGATTCAACACAACATCAAAAGGATGGAACTATAAATTTGATGAAAAACAAAGCCACAAATTATTATTAAGAACCCAAACAACAGCCTGTTCTGCAAGAAAAATAGCTTCTAAAGACCTAAAAATTCCTGGAAAATACTTTGCAATTGGAAGGTGTTTTAGACCAGATGTCATTGACGCAACACACTCAGCGGATTTTAATCAAGTGGAAGGAATAGTAATCGAGGAAAACCTTAACTTTAGACATCTTAAAGGATTATTAAAAATGTTTGCAGAAGAATTTTGCAATACAAATCAAATAAAAATTGTTCCTGCATATTTTCCTTTTACAGAACCATCTGCAGAACTATTTGCAAAACATCCACAGATGGGCTGGATAGAATTAGGGGGTGCAGGAATACTTAGACCAGAAGTCGTCAAACCTCTATTAGGAAAAGAAATGCCGGTTTTGGCGTGGGGAATAGGTATAGATAGAATTGCAATGTTTAATCTAGAAATAAATGATATAAGAAAATTATTTGCTCATGATTTAAATTTTTTAAGAAACCAAAAGGTAATATAA
- a CDS encoding phenylalanine--tRNA ligase subunit beta, with translation MPTINFSLKDLQKLIGKKITLDELQDLLSYAKAELEDYDKSTDEATADFGDTNLPYLWSTEGIARLIKGILGKEKGIPKLTLNKSPNHTIIVENSVTKIRPYIATFVAKGCKVDDYLIKQIIQLQEKLCETYGRKRKKIAIGVFNYSKIKFPLHYKAVQPNKIKFIPLGYKKEMDLNEILEEHPKGQEYSWILEGFERYPILIDDENKVLSFPPIINSNETGKIEEKDSDLFFDITGTDLESVLVVCNIFAQAMHDRGFKIFSVDTKYPNKKITTPFMFNDSIKLKIETAKEVLGLDLKEAEIKTLLEKQRYDYKAGKVLIPSYRKDILHIRDVIEDIGIAYGYNKIEELPLTSYTPGSTSQHITFLDKIREMIVGLGFQEVMSQILSNKNLLYNKMEIEDFGTVELQNPTSENYSVLRTWIVPILMEFLSKNKHVEYPQNIFEQGTVTIKKEGKIIDYERIAALSISEKADYTKIKQTLDCLMRMLDIEYKIEETKHDSFIEGRVGRIIVNDKKVGYIGEINPKVIYNFNLEMPVIGFEINISELFSTL, from the coding sequence ATGCCAACAATAAATTTTAGTCTAAAGGATTTGCAAAAACTAATAGGAAAAAAGATTACATTAGATGAATTACAAGACCTATTATCCTACGCTAAAGCAGAACTTGAAGATTACGACAAATCAACAGATGAAGCAACAGCAGATTTTGGAGATACAAATCTCCCTTATTTATGGTCAACCGAAGGAATTGCAAGATTAATAAAAGGGATTTTAGGCAAGGAAAAAGGAATACCAAAACTAACCCTCAATAAATCCCCCAATCATACAATAATTGTTGAAAACTCTGTAACTAAAATAAGACCATATATTGCTACTTTTGTTGCAAAAGGATGTAAGGTTGATGATTATCTTATAAAACAAATAATTCAATTACAGGAAAAATTATGTGAAACTTATGGCAGAAAAAGAAAAAAGATAGCTATAGGTGTTTTCAATTATTCAAAAATAAAATTCCCACTACACTACAAAGCAGTTCAACCAAACAAAATAAAATTTATTCCTTTAGGATATAAAAAAGAGATGGATTTGAACGAAATATTAGAAGAACACCCGAAAGGCCAGGAATATTCATGGATATTAGAAGGGTTTGAGAGATATCCAATATTAATAGACGACGAAAACAAAGTTTTAAGTTTTCCACCAATAATCAATTCAAACGAAACAGGCAAAATAGAAGAAAAAGATTCTGATTTGTTTTTTGATATTACTGGAACAGACCTGGAATCTGTTTTAGTAGTATGCAATATATTTGCACAAGCAATGCATGACAGAGGATTCAAAATTTTCTCAGTAGATACAAAATATCCGAACAAAAAAATTACAACACCTTTTATGTTTAACGATTCTATTAAATTAAAGATAGAGACAGCAAAAGAAGTCCTTGGCTTGGATTTAAAAGAAGCAGAAATTAAAACATTATTAGAAAAACAAAGATATGATTATAAGGCAGGAAAAGTTCTAATACCCAGTTATAGAAAGGATATTTTACATATAAGGGACGTTATAGAGGATATAGGTATTGCTTATGGATATAATAAAATAGAAGAATTGCCTTTAACAAGTTACACCCCTGGATCAACCAGCCAGCATATTACCTTTTTAGATAAAATAAGAGAAATGATAGTTGGATTAGGATTCCAAGAAGTAATGAGCCAAATATTATCTAACAAAAATTTATTATATAACAAAATGGAAATAGAGGATTTTGGAACAGTTGAATTACAAAATCCAACTTCTGAAAATTATTCTGTTCTACGTACATGGATTGTACCAATCTTAATGGAATTTCTATCTAAAAATAAACATGTAGAATATCCTCAGAATATATTCGAACAAGGCACTGTTACAATAAAAAAAGAAGGAAAAATAATAGATTATGAAAGAATAGCTGCTCTTTCTATATCCGAAAAAGCAGATTATACAAAAATTAAACAAACATTAGATTGTTTAATGAGGATGTTGGATATAGAATATAAAATAGAAGAAACAAAACATGATAGTTTTATAGAAGGAAGGGTTGGTAGGATAATTGTTAATGATAAAAAAGTTGGTTATATTGGAGAAATAAACCCAAAAGTAATTTATAATTTTAATCTAGAAATGCCTGTTATAGGTTTTGAAATAAATATTTCTGAATTATTTTCAACTCTATAA
- a CDS encoding 50S ribosomal protein L14e translates to MIEVGRLIVKLAGRDAGLKGVIVEILEKGHILIDGQVRRRKCNILHIEPLDKVIKLPKKASHEEVVKALKAEGIEVKEKKKKSKEKADKPRKVRREKEKPAAEKKEVKPKKEVKEKKQKK, encoded by the coding sequence ATGATTGAAGTTGGAAGATTGATTGTGAAATTGGCTGGAAGAGATGCTGGTTTAAAAGGAGTTATTGTTGAAATTCTTGAGAAAGGTCATATCTTAATTGATGGACAAGTTAGAAGAAGGAAGTGTAATATTCTTCATATTGAGCCATTAGATAAAGTTATTAAACTTCCTAAAAAGGCCAGCCATGAAGAAGTTGTTAAGGCCTTAAAAGCAGAAGGAATTGAAGTAAAAGAGAAAAAGAAGAAAAGTAAAGAGAAAGCAGATAAGCCAAGAAAAGTTAGGAGAGAGAAAGAAAAACCTGCTGCTGAGAAAAAAGAAGTTAAACCTAAAAAGGAAGTAAAAGAAAAGAAGCAGAAAAAATAA
- a CDS encoding 50S ribosomal protein L34e — protein sequence MVSGRLKSRTFRRIFKKTPGGKTKLHYLTRKPKKAKCAKCGDVLKGISRERPKKMQNIPKSQKTVSRPYGGNLCSRCMRETIKAKIKE from the coding sequence ATGGTATCAGGAAGGTTAAAATCACGAACATTTAGGAGAATATTTAAGAAAACTCCTGGTGGAAAAACAAAATTACATTATTTAACTAGAAAACCAAAAAAGGCTAAATGTGCTAAGTGTGGTGATGTTCTTAAAGGTATAAGCAGGGAACGTCCTAAAAAAATGCAAAATATTCCTAAAAGTCAAAAAACTGTTTCAAGACCCTATGGTGGGAATCTTTGCAGCAGATGTATGAGGGAAACTATTAAAGCGAAAATAAAAGAATAA
- a CDS encoding divalent-cation tolerance protein CutA, protein MGFIIIYITHQNIKEAKKVVSHLLKKKLITCANFLPIKSSYWWKGKIKNDSEMVTIVKTKKENWKKVKSEVKKIHPYEIPCIMKFNVESNKEYESWINSKIKSINFQ, encoded by the coding sequence ATGGGCTTTATAATAATCTACATAACTCATCAAAACATCAAAGAAGCAAAAAAAGTAGTTTCTCATCTACTTAAAAAGAAACTTATTACATGCGCTAATTTCTTACCAATTAAAAGCTCTTACTGGTGGAAAGGGAAGATAAAAAATGATAGTGAAATGGTTACTATAGTTAAAACCAAAAAAGAAAACTGGAAAAAAGTTAAGTCAGAAGTAAAAAAAATACATCCTTATGAAATCCCATGTATTATGAAATTTAACGTAGAATCAAATAAAGAATACGAATCCTGGATTAATTCAAAAATAAAATCAATAAACTTTCAATAA